In the genome of Diorhabda carinulata isolate Delta chromosome Y, icDioCari1.1, whole genome shotgun sequence, one region contains:
- the LOC130903043 gene encoding putative nuclease HARBI1 has product MDRACLAIVIASAVVKKRKKRRIWVKDWLLERDRYTHLNLLNEIVVKNPADFKNYFRMSETTFLTLLDMVSPHIKKQDTNMRQSISPKERLAVTLRYLATGRNFADLKFSALISPAAISSMIIETCETLIYVLRDYIKLPLTEEEWLLTAAEFSKNCHFPTCLGALDGKHIAIKKPANTSSLYYNYKGHFSIVLMALVNANKEFIMVDVGANGRISDGGVLFYTKFWDLFLKKQLHIPPPTKLPGSEDYFPYVFVADEAFALHCNLMKPYPQKKCTKEQDTFNKRLSTARCVVENAFGILASRFGVFQKPINLGPDKATKITLACCYLHNYLKKESLNFSAQNEIESIDVGASLREEHSRNASDAKSTRDKYCTYFNLT; this is encoded by the exons ATGGATAGAGCCTGTTTGGCAATAGTTATAGCTTCTGCtgttgtaaaaaaaagaaaaaaaagaagaatatgggTTAAGGATTGGCTGTTGGAAAGAGACAGGTACACCCATTTAAACCTATTGAATGAAATAGTAGTTAAAAATCctgcagatttcaaaaattattttcgaatgagTGAAACAACGTTTTTAACTTTATTGGACATGGTTTCACCTCATATTAAAAAGCAAGACACTAATATGAGACAAAGTATCAGTCCAAAAGAGCGACTCGCTGTTACTTTGCGATACCTGGCGACAGGAAGAAATTTTGCTGACCTCAAGTTCTCAGCATTGATTTCCCCAGCAGCAATTAGTTcaatgataattgaaacatgTGAAACTCTCATCTATGTGCTTCGAGATTATATCAAG cTTCCCTTAACAGAAGAGGAATGGTTATTAACTGCAGCAGAATTCAGCAAGAACTGCCACTTTCCTACTTGTCTCGGAGCTCTTGATGGAAAGCATATCGCCATAAAAAAACCGGCTAATACCTCCTCtctgtattataattataaaggacACTTTAGCATTGTTTTAATGGCATTGGTCAATGcaaataaggaatttataatGGTGGATGTAGGAGCTAATGGTAGGATCTCCGACGGTGGGGTcctcttttatacaaaattttgggatttgtttctaaaaaagcaATTGCATATTCCACCTCCCACAAAGTTACCAGGTTCAGAGGATTATTTTCCTTACGTTTTTGTGGCAGATGAGGCCTTTGCTTTGCACTGCAACCTTATGAAACCATaccctcaaaaaaaatgtacaaaggaGCAAGATACTTTCAATAAACGACTGTCCACAGCTCGATGTGTAGTCGAAAATGCCTTTGGCATTCTCGCATCAAGATTTGGTGTGTTTCAAAAGCCAATAAATCTTGGTCCTGacaaagcaacaaaaattacactagCATGCTGCTATCTgcataattacttaaaaaaggaATCTCTAAACTTTAGTGCACAAAACGAAATTGAAAGCATAGATGTAGGGGCTAGTCTTCGTGAAGAACATAGTAGGAATGCAAGCGACGCAAAATCCACAagggataaatattgtacatattttaatcttacataa
- the LOC130903044 gene encoding uncharacterized protein LOC130903044 — protein MEDNMDEDLKLFIHTFESMPELWSSTDPNYMKKNKRMEALNKLLPLYKKIKPNAEISDVRKKINTLRSNFRKELKKIESSKRSGCGTEDIYTPSSWVFYALQFLDKIEQPFETHSSIDVENEEEEQAQETTNIIPEDDVITQPSTSINYNRKSKKQKKCNKQSDLLNLACEYLTKEKEGDYNLNLAKVWATKLQNLDASQKILAEKAINDILFEATMGNLHHNSVKINEPQSSCLHSSNPSQILNGTLPSPVHVPSTTTTSPQKIMILNNNNNYDPIDDNGISSKNNLKDYYHTFSE, from the exons ATGGAGGATAATATGGACGAagatcttaaattatttattcatacttttgAATCCATGCCCGAATTGTGGAGCTCCACAGAtccaaattacatgaaaaaaaataaaaggatggaagccttaaataaattattgcctttgtacaaaaaaataaaacctaacGCGGAAATTTCCGATgtcaggaaaaaaataaatacattaagatcaaattttcgaaaagaacttaagaaaattgaatcttCGAAAAG gTCTGGATGTGGTACCGAAGACATTTACACTCCGTCGTCATGGGTATTTTATgctcttcaatttcttgataaaatcgaGCAGCCATTCGAAACCCACTCGTCGATTGATGTGGAAAACGAGGAAGAGGAACAG gctcAAGAAACTACAAACATAATTCCAGAGGACGATGTTATCACTCAGCCTTCgacttcaataaattacaacagaaaatccaaaaaacaaaaaaaatgtaataaacaatcAGATTTGCTGAATTTAGCGTGTGAGTACCTGACCAAGGAAAAAGAAGGAGATTACAATCTTAACTTAGCGAAAGTTTGGGctacaaaattgcaaaatttggaTGCGTCCCAAAAAATACTTGCCGAAAAGGCCATAAACGACATTTTATTTGAGGCTACAATGGGGAATCTGCATCACAACTCCGTTAAAATCAACGAGCCGCAATCTTCCTGCCTCCATTCATCAAATCCTTCCCAAATACTGAACGGAACCCTTCCTAGTCCAGTCCATGTCCCTTCTACCACCACCACTTCCccccaaaaaattatgattttaaacaataataacaattatgatCCAATCGATGATAACggcatttcatcaaaaaataacttgaaggaCTACTATCatacattttctgaataa